The window CATCGAGCACTTCACTTGGCACCCAAACCTTGGACTTCGATACAAGCGGCGTGCTGACCACGTCGCCGGCGACGATGAGCATTCTCGGCTCCGCACTCGGCACGATCGCCGGGACCGGCGCCGAACTCAATGACATTACGCTCGATTTCTCCTCGACCACTCAGCTCGGAACCTCGTTCACGCCGGACGGCGGCAAGATCGACGGTAACGCGCCGAGCGAGATTTCCGGCTATCAGATCGATACGGACGGCATCGTCTATATCAAGTATGCCAATGGTGAACTCGAGCCGCGCTACCGCATCGCCCTTGCCAATGTCCAGAGCCCCGACAAGCTGGTGCCGGAATCCGGCAACGTTTACTCTCAGGGCGTGGATTCGGGCGTGATCGTCACGGGATTTGCCGGTTCCGGCAGCTTCGGCACCATTCTTTCCGGTGCGCTGGAGAGCTCCAACGTCGACGTAGCCGACGAGCTGACCTCGATGATCGAGTCGCAGCGCAACTACACGGCAAATTCCAAGGTCTTCCAGACCGGCTCGGAGTTGCTGGAAGTCCTCGTCAATCTGAAGCGGTAATTCCAAGAAAACGGTCCCAGCATGTCGTTGTCCTCCGCAATCGCGATTGCACAGTCAGCATTCAGCACCACGGCGCAACAGACGGCTACGGTGTCGAAGAACGTCGCCAATGCGGGCAACGCGGATTACTCGCGCCGCATGGCCATGCTGGGAACCACCGCGAACGGCGCTCAGATCGTCTCGATCTACCGGGCGCAGAACGAGGCGCTCTTCAAGCAGAACCTCGCCACTATTTCGCAATCCTCCGCACAGAGCAGCCTGCTTGCCGACCTGGGAATCCTGAAATCTGCGCTCGGCGGCAACGACTACGAGACGGCGCCCTCGACCTATCTCTCCGCCTTCCGCAACAGTCTTCAGACTTTCGCCTCGACGCCGGGTAACTCGACCCTTGCGGCAACCGTGGTGGCAGACGCGACCGACCTTGCCAACTCGATCAGCAACACGGCTGCGGCCGTCCAGGCGCTGCGTCTCGACACCGACAAGGATATCGCCGAGGAGGTCGCCAATCTGAACGCGCTGCTGGCGCAATTCGAGACGGCGAACAATGCGGTCAAGGCGGCGACGGCGGCGGAAACGGACACGACCGCCGTCCTCGACGAACGCGACAAGCTTTTGAAGCAGATATCGGAGCTGGTCGGTATCTCGACGGTCACCAGAGCCAACAACGACACCGTCATCTATACCACTGGCGGCACCGTTCTCTTTGAGACCCTGGCGCGCCAAGTCAGCTTCACGCCGACCTCGGCCTATGATGCCAACACCGCCGGCAATGCCATCTTCGTCGACGGCGTGCCGATCGCGGCCGGCTCGGGGGCCGACACGACGGCGCAGGGCAAGCTGGCGGGCCTCCTGCAGATGCGCGACGACATCGCGCCGACTTTCCAGTCCCAGCTCGATGAGCTTGCGCGCGGGCTGGTCGAACTCTTCCAGGAAGGCGGTCTGCCCGGCCTGTTCACCTGGGCGAGCGGAACCGTCCCCGTCGCCGGCACAATCGAAGCCGGCATCGCAAGCTCCCTGTCGGTCAACCCGCTTGCGAAATCGGATCCGTTTCTGCTGCGCGACGGCGGCTTCAACGCCGTAATCTCCAACGTGGACGGTGCGTCGGGCTATACGGAACTGCTCGACGGCTACATCGCTGCGATGGACACCGACATGGCGTTCGATGCGGCGACGGGACTCGACGGCACGAGCTCGATCATGGAGTTCGCCGCCGCGTCGATCGGCTGGTTCGAGCAGATTCGCAGCGCCGCCTCCACCGCCGACGAAAACAAGACGGCGCTTCTGGCCCGCACCGAAGAGGCGCTCGGCAAGGTGACCGGCGTCAGCATCGACGAGGAAATGTCGCTGCTCCTCGATCTGGAGCAATCCTACAAGGCATCGGCCAAGTTGATCAGTACCGTGGACGCCATGATGGCGGCCCTTCTGGAAGCCGTGAGGTAATCATGAAGACATCCTTCGTTTCTAACCTGGCCGTGCAGAATGCCATGCGCCTGACCATTCAGCAGGGCCAGGCGGAACTGCTGAAGCTCGAGACGGAGGTCTCGACGGGTCGGCTTGCCGATGTGGGCGTAGCACTCGGCTCCTCCACCGAACGCTCCGTCAGCCTGCAGCGGGAACTGACGCGGCTCGAAACCCTGACTGACACGAACGCGATCGTCACCCAGAGGCTCGCTGCTTCGCAGCAATCGCTCTCGCTGATGGCCGAAGCCGCAGAGCAGGTGCGAAACACGCTCGTCACGTTCAAGGGCAACGACTCGGTGGACCAGCTATCGGTTCAAAACACTGAGATCGTGAGCGCCATGTCGATGTTCACGGCGGCCGCGAACACTTCCTTCAATGGCGAATTTCTCTTTGCGGGCATCAATACGGACGTGATGCCTTTCGAGGACTATAATGCCACCGGCTCGGCCGCGAAGGCGACCTTCGACACCGAACTCGCAGCCTACATGACGGCGAACGGCATCGCTTCCATGAGCGACTTCACCCAGGCGCAGATGGAAGATTTCATAACCAACACGCTGGCCCCGCTCCATGACGACGACACCCAATGGGCTGCCGACTGGTCTCAAGCCTCGAGCCAGAACATGACGAGCCGCATCAGTGCGGGTGAGGTGATCCAAAGTTCGACCAACGCGACGACGGACGGCTTCCGGAAGTTCGCCCTTGCCAGCGTCATCGCCGCGGAACTCATGGACGCAGATATCGGCTCCGAAGTGCGCACCTATCTCGGCGAAGCGGCAATTGGCTACGTAGCGGAGGCGATCACCGCCATCACCGCCGAGCGCAGCACGCTCGGCATCTCCGAAGCGCGTGTTGAAAAGGCCAACACCTCGCTCGAAGTCCAGATCAACTTGATCAACACGCACATCACCGACCTCGAGGGTATCGATACCTACGCGGCATCGACCCGGATGAACACTTTGCTAACGCAGATGGAGACATCCTACACGCTGACGGCGCGGATCCAGCAGTTGAATTTGATAAACTTCCTCTGATGACTAGAGGATAAGGACAAGCATGAAGGATGTCTGAATGTATCAGTTTGCATACGCCGAGATCATGGAGGAAGGCGTAGCCGTTTCCAAGGATCGAGAGAAACAGGTCCTGAACCGCTCGATCGCGCTTTTGGAAGCGGCAAAGCAGCAGAAGGGATATTCGAGGGAGGCAATCGAGGCGATCTATTTCACACGGCGCCTCTGGATACGTTTCATCGAAGACCTGCGCACCCCGGACAACCAGCTGGACGCAGAATTGCGCGCCAACCTGATTTCCATCGGGATCTGGATTCTGAACGAAATGGAGAAGATCCGCCGGCGCGAATCCTCCAATTTCCAAGGCATTATTGACATCACCACCATCATCAGGGATGGACTGAAATGAAAAGCACACTGCGTATCTCGCTGAAGTCGGGCGAACGAATCTTTGTAAACGGCGCGGTGCTTCGCGTTGATCGCAAGGTTGCGATCGAATTTCTGAACGACGTCACCTTCCTCCTGGAAAACCATGTCCTGCAGCCGGAAGATGCGACGACGCCGCTGAGGCAGCTTTATTTCATCGCCCAGATGATCCTGATCAATCCGGAAGGCGCAGAACAGTCGACCGCCATGTTCCGCAAGTCGATCGTGATGCTTCTGGCTTGCTTCAAGAACGAGGAAGTGCTGGCGGAACTGAAGCGCATCGACGGCCTCGTCACGCAGGGCCGCGCCTTCGAAGCGCTGAAGGCGATCCGCGCTCTCTATCCGATCGAGGACCGTATCCTCAACCAGCAGGAAATGACGCCCCAGATCGTCGAAAAGATCCGCAAGGAGATTGCCCCATGGCGGTAAGCGCCGTCACGTCTAGCACTTCGACAACAGGCACGGCGGGCTCCAATTCGACGAGCAGCGCGGATGCGGCCGACGCAAGCCTGAACTACGAGAGCTTTCTGAAACTTCTGGTCGCCCAGATGAAGAACCAGGATCCGACGGATCCCATGGATGCGAGCGAGCAGATTGCTCAGCTCGCGACCTTCTCCCAGGTCGAGCAGACCATCAAGACAAACAAAAACCTCGAGAGCCTGCTGGCGAGCGAGGCCTTGACGCAGGCTTCGACCTATATAGGCAAGACGCTTACCAGCAGCGACGGTCAGACAAGCGGCGTCGTCGCTCAGGTCGAAGTGACCTCGGATGGCGTCACCGCGATCACGACGACCGGCGCGCAAATCGCCATCGAGACCGGCATCAGGGTTTCGACCACATCGTCGGACTGAAACGGTACGGCGTCGCCCCTGTGGGTACAGGAGCGCGCCGCTTGACGCGGGCAGACGGTGCTGTGATCTTTTTCGAATCAGCACTCTACGGCGCCGCGCGCCTTACCGGACGCGCAAAGCCGATCTAGCCTCAAAGCGGCTCCTGACCAGGACGACCCCCGATGAACGAAGCAGACGCCCTCGATATCGTGCAGACCGCGATCTGGACCGTGATCGTCGCCTCGGGCCCGGCTGTCCTGGCTGCCATGGTAGTCGGCGTCGTCATCGCCTTCATACAGGCCCTGACCCAGGTTCAGGAAATGACGCTGACCTTCGTGCCGAAAATTCTGGCAGTGATGGCGACGGCGGCGCTCTCGGCGCCCTTTGTCGGCGCGCAGATCTCCATATTCACCGACCTCATATTTTCCCGGATCCAGTCCGGGTTCTGATTTGACCGGCAACTTTTCCTCGCTACCACCCTCGCGCAAGCTTGGGCCTTTAGGTCTTCCGTCATAGTTTGGGCAGCTTGTGTGACTGCTGCCCGCCTCTCATGAAGAGACGGAAGAGACATGGCACAACAGGCAGCGCTGACCATCCCGAAACTCGCACCCAAGAGCCGGGAGATCGGCTTTGCGCTCGGGATCGTCATGATCCTGTCGATCCTGTTCCTGCCCATCCCGCCGTTTCTGATCGATCTCGGCCTTGCCTTTTCCATCGCCTTCTCGGTGCTGATCCTGATGGTTGCGCTCTGGATCCAGCGGCCGCTCGAATTCTCCTCCTTTCCGACCATCCTTCTGATTTCGACCATGACGCGCCTGTCGCTGAACATTGCGACGACGCGCGTCATTCTTTCGCACGGGCATGAAGGCCATGGTGCCGCCGGCGGCGTTATTTCCGGTTTTGCCAGCCTGGTGATGTCCGGCGATTTCGTGATCGGCCTGATCGTCTTCCTCATCCTGGTCACGGTTAATTTCATCGTCATCACCAAGGGTGCCACGCGTATCGCGGAAGTGGGTGCGCGCTTCACGCTCGATGCAATCCCCGGCAAGCAGATGTCGATCGACGCCGATCTTTCCGCCGGCATCATCGACGAAAAGGAAGCGCAACGCCGCCGGCGCGAGCTGGAAGAGGAAAGCTCCTTCTACGGTGCGATGGACGGTGCGTCGAAATTCGTGCGCGGCGATGCGATTGCCGGGCTGATCATCACGGCGATCAACATCTTCGGCGGCATCGTCATCGGCTATCTTCGCCATGACATGCCGATCGGCCAGGCGGCCGATGTTTTCGTCAAGCTTTCCGTCGGCGACGGCCTCGTCTCTCAGATTCCGGCGCTCATCGTCTCGCTCGCAGCGGGCCTACTCGTCTCGCGGGGCGGTACGGCCGGTTCGACTGACCAGGCGGTCGTCGGTCAGCTCAGCGGCTATCCGCGCGCACTGATGGTCGCGGCAGGCCTCGTCATTCTGCTGTCGGTCATGCCGGGCCTGCCGTTCCTGCCCTTTGCCGCACTCGGCGGCGGCATGGCCTTCCTCGGCTGGGTCATCCCCCGGCAGATCGAGGCGCTCAATGCCGAAAAGCGCGCACAGGAAGCCGCTAAGGCGCAGGAGAGCAAGGAGAGCGACAAGGAATCCGTAAAGTCGGTGCTGAAAACGGCGGAAGTCGAGCTGCTGCTCGGCAAGCAGGTCTCGACGCGGCTGCTTGGCGCGCACCAGGAGCTTGCCTTCCGTGTCGGCAAGATGCGCCGCAAATTCGCCCTTCAGTACGGACTCGTCGTTCCGGAGATCAAGGTTTCCGACGACATCACCATTCCGGACAAGGCCTATCACATCCGCATTCACGGCACGACCATCGCGTCGAACACGGTGCGCGTCGGCGAAGTGCTAGTGGTGACCGGCGGCGGCCGCCGGCCGAGCGTGCCCGGGGACGAGATCCGCGAACCCGCCTTCGGGATGCCGGCCCTCTCTATCCTCGAGACCTTTACGGAGGACCTGAAGCGCGAGGGCTTCCATCCAATCGACAATGTTTCCGTCGTGCTCACGCATTTGAGCGAGGTGATCCGCAACAACCTGCCGCAACTGCTATCCTACAAGGACGTCAAGGTGCTGATCGAGCGGCTCGATCCGGAGTACCGCAAGCTTGCGGACGAGATCTGCACTTCGCACATGTCCTATTCCGGCCTCCAGGCTGTCTTGAAACTGCTGCTTGCGGAGCGGGTGTCCATCCGAAATCTTCACCTCATCCTCGAAGCCGTTGCGGAACTGGCCCCGCATGTCCGCAAGACCGAGCAGATCGTCGAGCACGTGCGCGTGCGTATGTCGCAGCAGCTCTGCGGCGATCTCGCCGACAACGGCGTGCTGCGCGTGCTGAGACTCGGCAACAAATGGGACATGGTGTTCCATCAGGCGCTGAAACGCGATGCCAAGGGCGAGATCGTCGAGTTCGACATCGATCCGCGGCATCTCGAGGAGTTCAGCGAACAGGCGACGAAGGTTATCCGTGAACATCTCGACCGCGGCATGCCCTTCGTACTGGTAAGTTCGCCCGAATCCCGTTCTTATGTGCGCATGATCATCGAACGCCTCTTCGCCACACTGCCGGTCCTCTCCCATGTCGAGTTGGCCAAAGGGCTCGAGATAAAGATCATCGGCTCGATTTCATGATAACCGATCCCGAGGGCACGGTTCTGGCGCTGTTCGCCGCCTTCTGTCGGATCGGCGGCTGCGTCATGATCATGCCGGGATTTTCGACCGCGCGCGTTCCCCTTCAGGTCAGGTTGTTCACCGCCGTTGCGCTGTCGATGGCGATTCTGCCGATCATGTGGACGGATATCTACCCGGAGGTGACGGGGAAGGGGCACACTTATCTCTATCTCATCGCAAGCGAGACCGTCGTCGGCGCCATCATCGGGCTCGTTGCGCGCTACTACGTTCTCGGCCTGCAATTTGCGGGAACCGCGCTGACGATGCTGATCGGCTTCAGCCCGCCGCCGTCGAGCGACGTCCTGGAGGACACGGCGGAGAACCAGCTGACCAGCATGATCAGCTTTGCGGGTCTCATGCTTCTCTTCATGCTGGATTTCCACCACGTGATCTTCGAGGCGATCGCGCAGTCCTATAGCGCAATGCCGATCGGCACCGGTTTCGATCCGCAGGGCATGCTGATCACGCTTGCCAATTCGCTGGAGCAGACCTTCCTTATCATGCTGCGCCTTGCGAGCCCCTTCGTGGTTTACGGCCTGCTTTTCAACGTCGCCATCGGCATGGTCAACAAGCTGGCGCCGCAGATCCCGATCTACTTCATCTCCCAGCCCTACCTCATAATGGGCGGTCTGTTCCTGCTTTACCTCGGCATCGCTGCCATGCTGCGTCTTTTCGCAGACGGTTTTGCGCCGGTGATGCAGGGCGGTTGAATCAATTGAGTCCGCTGCGTCGCGTATCCCGCTTCCACATGAAGATCGAAGTTTGTCCATGAAGGCACGATCGGAAAAGTTGAAACGCCTCGTCGCGGTCCAGCGGCATTTGGAACGCATGGCCGAAAGTGAGCTTGCCGAGACCGCTCTCCAGCGCGAGGAACTGGCCGGGACGATCGACGTGGTCGTCGACGCCATGGGGTCGGGCCATCCCATGCACCGCATGTTCTCCGGCCATTACGCCTCGCACCTGGGGCGGCTGGTCCAGAAGGACCAGATGCTGCTCGGCATCCAGCAGGTGCACGAGGCGCGCATGCTCAAGGAGCGCGCGAAGGGTGATCGGCTCGAAGAAAGCATGAAGGATGCGCGTCTCGCGGAGGAGCGTGAGGCGGCGGACAATCAGATCCTCGACCTGATCGACCAGCACGTCGCCGGTCATGCACCAGTTTCCGGTAAGGTTGACCGGCGATAGTGGGGCATACCGGACGACCCACCGAAAGCGGGCGGCGGTTCGATATACGGATCGGGTTGCCGACCAATGCTTGCGGCAGCCGTTTTCGAGAGGATCTGACATGGCAATTTCCCCGCCCAGCGACCTAGTGATGGACGTCGTCCGCGCGGCCGATCCGGCGGAGGTCCAGGAGGCGCAGGCGCGGCTGAAGGCCAATCGCGCCGCCTTCCAGGCGACCAGCCTCGCGGACAACGGCAATGGCTTTGCCGCGGCCGTTTCCGTTCTGAACGGTTCCGAGGGGTCGAGCGGCCTCGGCGACATCGCCAACCGCGTCGAAGCGAAGAAGGTTCCGGAGACCTATCGCAAGTTCGAGGCGATGGTGTTGCAGAATTTCGTCAAGTCCATGCTGCCGAATGACAGCGAGAATGTCTTCGGCGAGGGTACCTCCGGTGACGTCTGGAAGAGCATGATGGCCGAGCAGATTGGCGACGTTCTCTCCAAAGGCGGCGGGATCGGCATCGCAGAAGGACTGGCCGGCAACAATACCGTCGAACGTGTGAATGCAGAACTCGACGGCAACAGCCTGAACCTCGCCGCCGGTATGGTTCAGGAATACGAGCGCAAGGCGCTCTCGGGCTATCTGACGACCGACGACAAAGAGAAGAAAGCCTGATGCGTGTCGCCCAAAACCCCCACGCGGTTCTGGGCATCGGCATCAAATCGACAATGCAAGGCGCCTCGCACGGACTTGAGCGCGACGCCCAAACGGCTGGAGGTGGTCCTATGCGCCCACCCACCGATATCACTTGGGAGCTGAATTATGGAAGCTATGGCATCCAATGACCTGCGCATTCAAAATGTCCTCGGTCGCCTGGAGATGATCATCGACAACGAGAACAGCCGCATCGGCGTCGATCCGAACTTCGACATGAAGACGTCGAATGCCCATAAAAGCCGCTGCCTTTATGAGTTGACGATGCTTCACCGCGACGGTGCGCCCGGCGAAATCTCGCCGGCCTTCGCTTCGCAGACGCGCCACCTGAGGCAGAAGCTGCAGCTCAACGCGCAAAAGGTCGAAGCCCATCTGGAAGCCGTACGGTCCGTCGTCGATCTTCTCAAAAGCGCCGCTCAGGATGCCGATGCGGACGGCATCTACACCGAAGCGCAATTCCGTTACAGCGACTTCTGATGCTCAAGCTCCTTTTCACCGGGCTCTGGGTCTGCGCCGTCACGCTTGGATCGGTCTATTTTTCGATGCAATACGCATCGGCACCCGTGCTCTCCGATGCCGAGGCCGAGCGCCGGGCCTCGGAGGAATATGTGCCGGGAGAAATCATCACCGTCCCGGTGATCAAGGACGGCGCTGTCCAGGGCTATTTCCTTGCGAAACTGTCCTTCTCCGCCAAAAGGGAAGGGATAGCGAAGCTGCACGCGCCGCTCCGTCAACTCGTCACCGACGAGCTTTACGATCTGCTCGTCGGATCGAAGTTCATCGATGTCGCCGACACCGGCTCCTTTGACCTGCCGGACTTCAAGCTCAAGGTGAAGGACGGTCTCAATGGGAAACTTGGCGGAGATGTGATTACCGAGGTGCTGGTCGAGCAGCTCGAATATCTGAGTAAGCTGGATGTGGAACGCGCCTCGAGCGGCCAGGCTATCGCTTACGACAAGCCGGCACCCATCGTGGACCGGAACGGCAACGTTGCCGCCGATAAGCTTCCCGAGGCGGCGGTCACGGCAAGCGGCGGCGCCCATTGACGAACAGTCGCCGTCTCTCACCCCTACTGTCCCGGCTTTCGGTCTCCCCGCCCGATAAGGCCGACCTCGGCGGTGACGCGCCCTCTCGCCACGTGGAAATAGTAGAGGGCGGCGAAGGCAAGCCCGGTTTTCGCCCAAAGCTTCACGCCGCGCGGCAGCGACGTTGTCATAAGCGCCAGCGATGTGCCGAGCCTTTTCAACCGGCCGGCGAGAGTCGGATCGCTGCGACGCGCGAGATAGGCCGAAACTGTGCCACGGCGAAGGCTCGTGGCGCGAACCCATGCGGCGGTGGCGTGATGCTCAGGCACCGATTGCGTCACCCAGGCATCCGCGGCCCACGCAAAGGAGAACCCCGCAGCCTTGCACCGGTGGAACAGATCCACCGCGCAGCCGCCGACGATGTCCATGGCGGGATCGAGGAACGGCTGCGGCATGCCCTCGAGCACCGCCCGCGTCACGAGAACATTGCTCGCTGAATAGAGCATCGGCACCGGCCCGCTGGCATCGTAAGGGGGCGCGAACACC is drawn from Sinorhizobium sojae CCBAU 05684 and contains these coding sequences:
- the flbT gene encoding flagellar biosynthesis repressor FlbT, which produces MKSTLRISLKSGERIFVNGAVLRVDRKVAIEFLNDVTFLLENHVLQPEDATTPLRQLYFIAQMILINPEGAEQSTAMFRKSIVMLLACFKNEEVLAELKRIDGLVTQGRAFEALKAIRALYPIEDRILNQQEMTPQIVEKIRKEIAPWR
- the flhA gene encoding flagellar biosynthesis protein FlhA — encoded protein: MAQQAALTIPKLAPKSREIGFALGIVMILSILFLPIPPFLIDLGLAFSIAFSVLILMVALWIQRPLEFSSFPTILLISTMTRLSLNIATTRVILSHGHEGHGAAGGVISGFASLVMSGDFVIGLIVFLILVTVNFIVITKGATRIAEVGARFTLDAIPGKQMSIDADLSAGIIDEKEAQRRRRELEEESSFYGAMDGASKFVRGDAIAGLIITAINIFGGIVIGYLRHDMPIGQAADVFVKLSVGDGLVSQIPALIVSLAAGLLVSRGGTAGSTDQAVVGQLSGYPRALMVAAGLVILLSVMPGLPFLPFAALGGGMAFLGWVIPRQIEALNAEKRAQEAAKAQESKESDKESVKSVLKTAEVELLLGKQVSTRLLGAHQELAFRVGKMRRKFALQYGLVVPEIKVSDDITIPDKAYHIRIHGTTIASNTVRVGEVLVVTGGGRRPSVPGDEIREPAFGMPALSILETFTEDLKREGFHPIDNVSVVLTHLSEVIRNNLPQLLSYKDVKVLIERLDPEYRKLADEICTSHMSYSGLQAVLKLLLAERVSIRNLHLILEAVAELAPHVRKTEQIVEHVRVRMSQQLCGDLADNGVLRVLRLGNKWDMVFHQALKRDAKGEIVEFDIDPRHLEEFSEQATKVIREHLDRGMPFVLVSSPESRSYVRMIIERLFATLPVLSHVELAKGLEIKIIGSIS
- the flgD gene encoding flagellar hook assembly protein FlgD, giving the protein MAVSAVTSSTSTTGTAGSNSTSSADAADASLNYESFLKLLVAQMKNQDPTDPMDASEQIAQLATFSQVEQTIKTNKNLESLLASEALTQASTYIGKTLTSSDGQTSGVVAQVEVTSDGVTAITTTGAQIAIETGIRVSTTSSD
- the fliQ gene encoding flagellar biosynthesis protein FliQ yields the protein MNEADALDIVQTAIWTVIVASGPAVLAAMVVGVVIAFIQALTQVQEMTLTFVPKILAVMATAALSAPFVGAQISIFTDLIFSRIQSGF
- a CDS encoding rod-binding protein; its protein translation is MAISPPSDLVMDVVRAADPAEVQEAQARLKANRAAFQATSLADNGNGFAAAVSVLNGSEGSSGLGDIANRVEAKKVPETYRKFEAMVLQNFVKSMLPNDSENVFGEGTSGDVWKSMMAEQIGDVLSKGGGIGIAEGLAGNNTVERVNAELDGNSLNLAAGMVQEYERKALSGYLTTDDKEKKA
- the flgK gene encoding flagellar hook-associated protein FlgK is translated as MSLSSAIAIAQSAFSTTAQQTATVSKNVANAGNADYSRRMAMLGTTANGAQIVSIYRAQNEALFKQNLATISQSSAQSSLLADLGILKSALGGNDYETAPSTYLSAFRNSLQTFASTPGNSTLAATVVADATDLANSISNTAAAVQALRLDTDKDIAEEVANLNALLAQFETANNAVKAATAAETDTTAVLDERDKLLKQISELVGISTVTRANNDTVIYTTGGTVLFETLARQVSFTPTSAYDANTAGNAIFVDGVPIAAGSGADTTAQGKLAGLLQMRDDIAPTFQSQLDELARGLVELFQEGGLPGLFTWASGTVPVAGTIEAGIASSLSVNPLAKSDPFLLRDGGFNAVISNVDGASGYTELLDGYIAAMDTDMAFDAATGLDGTSSIMEFAAASIGWFEQIRSAASTADENKTALLARTEEALGKVTGVSIDEEMSLLLDLEQSYKASAKLISTVDAMMAALLEAVR
- the flaF gene encoding flagellar biosynthesis regulator FlaF, whose product is MYQFAYAEIMEEGVAVSKDREKQVLNRSIALLEAAKQQKGYSREAIEAIYFTRRLWIRFIEDLRTPDNQLDAELRANLISIGIWILNEMEKIRRRESSNFQGIIDITTIIRDGLK
- a CDS encoding flagellar hook-associated family protein, which gives rise to MKTSFVSNLAVQNAMRLTIQQGQAELLKLETEVSTGRLADVGVALGSSTERSVSLQRELTRLETLTDTNAIVTQRLAASQQSLSLMAEAAEQVRNTLVTFKGNDSVDQLSVQNTEIVSAMSMFTAAANTSFNGEFLFAGINTDVMPFEDYNATGSAAKATFDTELAAYMTANGIASMSDFTQAQMEDFITNTLAPLHDDDTQWAADWSQASSQNMTSRISAGEVIQSSTNATTDGFRKFALASVIAAELMDADIGSEVRTYLGEAAIGYVAEAITAITAERSTLGISEARVEKANTSLEVQINLINTHITDLEGIDTYAASTRMNTLLTQMETSYTLTARIQQLNLINFL
- the fliR gene encoding flagellar biosynthetic protein FliR, coding for MITDPEGTVLALFAAFCRIGGCVMIMPGFSTARVPLQVRLFTAVALSMAILPIMWTDIYPEVTGKGHTYLYLIASETVVGAIIGLVARYYVLGLQFAGTALTMLIGFSPPPSSDVLEDTAENQLTSMISFAGLMLLFMLDFHHVIFEAIAQSYSAMPIGTGFDPQGMLITLANSLEQTFLIMLRLASPFVVYGLLFNVAIGMVNKLAPQIPIYFISQPYLIMGGLFLLYLGIAAMLRLFADGFAPVMQGG
- a CDS encoding glycosyltransferase family 2 protein, coding for MSNGQDISIHFQCELENRADIDLVVVVPIFSDPDHLVKTLKTIVSQRPDVPLATLVVENGGERPTGADAAKAFFLNHPSDSAVIICRRRGRCQALNAGLSQALERYPNLQAIAVIGDDEVAAPEWLDGLMAVQEAYRADIVGGPQLPVFKHPQELRWKRHPVFAPPYDASGPVPMLYSASNVLVTRAVLEGMPQPFLDPAMDIVGGCAVDLFHRCKAAGFSFAWAADAWVTQSVPEHHATAAWVRATSLRRGTVSAYLARRSDPTLAGRLKRLGTSLALMTTSLPRGVKLWAKTGLAFAALYYFHVARGRVTAEVGLIGRGDRKPGQ